Below is a window of Lytechinus variegatus isolate NC3 chromosome 4, Lvar_3.0, whole genome shotgun sequence DNA.
agtttatcgccgataaacttagtttttcactcgataaactcagtttatcactcgataaacttagtttttcgATAAACTCGGTTTATCGAGCGAAAAACTCAGTTTATCGAATGGGCGCTATTGCTTTCGGCGCGGGAAATTTCCCACATACTTTGCACTATTAAACCCACATACTTTGCACTATTAAACCCACATCAATTATGTTCTggtaaatgtatgtatgtactcTTGGTTAGCTTTTCTATAAAATCTGAATATGCATGGTtctaaaagaaagagaaaaataagagcCTCTGCAAAAAAATGAGCCCTCATAAATCATGTGCAATTATATCCTGCGATAGCACATGGAAATATTTTTAGGCACAACAATATCTAAATCATAAAATTACCAACATACACAAAGATAAACCATAACAAGTCTGGGCAAATTCGACGCCTAATAAGaatggggggctgattcagcctgggaaaatgttgaggggggagGGCTGAATCACTACCCCCCGGTCTTGTTTAGGGTGAATAATCACTGTTTTAATCACTAACTACCATTTTGAAAATTACTTAAGCTGAGTTTTGGCACatatttatcaatttaattCACTGCTGGTGACTTTATGTCTTGAGAggacaccattttttttatttaacgcAAAAGACACcttttacaaaaatattcataagtTCCACAATTATGGGTCAAATTCAGTCAAATAAGTTTCATAATGTTGCATACTGGTTCTACTTACACAATAACAATTATATTCAACTcaattctcataaaattcatcCAAGATATCAGTGCGCTTTAATGTTAACTTAACGTGAACCCATTTTCCGTTACAAAATGCCcaaaatatgctgaaaattAACGTTTAATACTTGAATTGTTATGAAATTGCAACTGTAGGTTGGTCTTGATAATGTCCATTAAAATAAATTAGCACGCTAGTACCATGCGCCCACTCTCGGCAAAGAAAGAATAACCCTGTTTATCGAAATCGAAAAACTCTGTTTATCGGTCGATAAAGAGAGTTTATcgaaaaactaagtttatcgagtgataaactctgtttatcaagtgaaaaacttagtttatcgcGAAAAACTCTGTTTATCGGCCATGTAGTGGGcgataaacttagtttttcgccgataaacagagtttatctcgataaactcagtttatcacttgataaacttagtttatcgagaaaaactctgtttatcggcgataaacttagtttttcgacgataaacagagtttctcgcgataaactcagtttatcacttgataaactgagtttatcgccgaaaaactgagtttatcggtgaaaaactgagtttatcggtgaaaaacttagtttttcggtcgataaactctgtttatcgACCGAAAAAACCGAGTTTATCGGCGATAAACTCGGTTTATCGCCTTTATGGTACAAACGGCTTGCCATATTCGTGACTCAGATTGGTAATCACTGAACAAGTGGGTGCAATGCAGGTGCGGATGCTGTAGATAGCagtataatttattattatattttatttaattgtaGTGGTTAATGAGGATTAATTTAAAGCATGCGATGAATAAGATTGAATTGTATTTCTTTTAAGAGctgattttaaaggacaagtccaccccaacagaaacttgatttgaataaaaagagaaaaattccacaagcatagcactgaaaatttcatcaaaatcggatgtaaaataagaaagttatgacattttaaagtttcgcttcatttcacaaaacagttatatgcacatcttggtcggtatgcaaatgagggaactgatgacatcactcactcactatttcttttgtattttattatatgaaatatgaaatattttgattttctcttcattgtcatgtgaaatgaagtttcattcctccctgaacacgtggaattccattatcttaacattttgtggttcaggcaaggaggtcctaatcgtcaaattcataaaaattgaaatattgtataattcaaacaataaaaacacaaaagaaatagtgagtgagtgacatcattgactctctcatttggatgtaactggctcgttcatataactattttgttaaaaataagcgaaactttgaaatgtcataactttcttattttacatccgattttgatgaaattttcagcattgtgctagtctgatttttctctattgattcaaatcaacatttttctgaggtggacttgacctttaagaagtATAAAGTGGAACATGATTTAATAACTTGTGCTCCAGTGATTGGAAACACAGGTTAATTCTTTTGATCTTCAGGCAAGAATTCCAGGATTTCATCTTCACGTTATAAACATAAGGATTATACGCAGGTCATATCTTACAGAGCAGGGCCGctgaagcgggggggggggggctagctggggtcgttccgcggcccctgcagaGTATCAAATCAATATAACTTACCAAGATGTAGAGGAATAAGAAAGACCGACGTGATGAAGTCTGCTGCAGCCAGACTAACGATGAACATGTTAGTAAGCGTTCTCAACGATCGGACACGTGCGACAGTGAACATTACCATGAAATTACCAAAGATACCGAGGACAGCAATCACACCATAACAGAATTTGATCCAAACctacaaatcaaaataattaagaaagttatcatAGTTTTAGCGATAAAGAGTCTCCTTCTCCCCCATCGTTTGTAAAAGCTGTGATATAGTTAACTTTGGAAAGCGTACCAAATGCtagttattgttattattattctttctaGAATATTTGATATTAAATCATAACCAAAAAATACCTTTGTTTTCCATCAGCCGAGACAAACATGACTTAACGTTGTTGTTTGTATACactgaaaaattattcttaaaaaaagttcctgcagcagagtctcgagaacacgtGTTATCAAAGGCGGCGAAGCGGGGGGAACAGatccaaaaaaaatttgaggtgggggggacgataattttttagttgataacctttctttttttctgcttgtcaattttgtttcctgcgtcccccctgaATTCTGGCAAACCCCCCCTTAAAATGTTTATTGTCCCCCCcccagggggcacgtgccccccccccctccccttgagaagaaaaaataaaatttgtaatgtaaatatgccattgaCACCgagatttgcccccccccccttttgaaattgaagaccttttttgtacgaaatatccttaatttgtgcTTGAAAACCTTTTCGGGGGGTTTGTCAGAATTTTCCTCCgaaaccctcccccccccctttgaaaatttCCGGATCCGCCCCTGCGAATGACCTACTTCAACCCTGGGTccaacactataccctaccgaAAATCCTAGCtgttgcaaccctaaccctatatcttatgccatggtcacatttgttctacggcggccgtacggcgagtcgaaaacagccgtttcaaaattttttgtccaactacatataggtggtttgaattaaaattgataaaacggctgttttcgactcgccgtacggccgccgtagaacaattgtgaccatggtattagacACCTGAATTAAGCCCGGAGCAAAACATCGcaagagcaaatgtcgtgtcacctttAAACTCATCAATCATGACAAAAGAactaaatgaatgaatccaggTGCTTTTTATGGTAAATAGTACCCACATTTAAGAAGTTAATCGAACCAATTCCATAACTACGGACGAATTCTATGAGCTATCCTCAGAATTAATCATGTTGGCGATGAATATATATGATTAACATATCGTATTAAGAATTTCAATTAATCAGAAAAGCTTTTGTTGACATGAATATTTATGGATTTTCCTAACACACAGTGATGCATACAACCtatgaaaaatgacattttacctCCCATGTGCACCGGGTCCGGCGATTCCATTGCAACAGTTGATATTAATTGCAGGTATCTATTATTCCAAATACACACTTGATTCTTGCTCTTAAGCACCTCAATTAAGAATGTAAATGACATAATTATGTGCCCCCTCTAAAATGTTCAATTCGAATGATGACattaataaaattatatatcatCAAAATTTACACTTATCCGATTTCAAGGATTGTGTTTAATTAACTGAAATTTATAAAACGAGATTTGTCCCATTACCaattgtatataattatgtaatagATAATCTTAATATTATTAGGAGTATTATTTGTTTCAATCACAACTCTATCTCAATCGGACACtagggatatatatatataaagacaTATAATTCCATATTTTCTAGTGTTTGGATCGACGGACTatccattacaaaaaaaaatcatgttcatacCAGTTGGAAAATATCCTttttccctctcttcctctatcaacaacaaaataaaaaaccattaaatcataaaatacaatTCAAGCGCGGAATGTTCTTGAACATCGCGAAAACCACGATGTAATTACCGTCTCCGTCCCAAAAAAACTGATActaaatttatttagattttgtattcccaaaaggtagggggacaaggggctggaaaatttgacaagcaaaaaaaaaaggttattaccccaaatttcatgtcatttcgacgaaaatgaatttgacaagcaaaaaaagggtccccaactattttgagtaggtgggacacgtccccctgggatttccgtcCATGATGCTGGGTGTTGAATGGAGacacaacactacaatgttcggCGAGCACAGAGAaataaactttattgaatgtaatattttatcacttgACTTCACAAtttaatatctaaaaaaataagtGGCAGAACTTCAAGTTCCGGGGACACTTGAAATGTGTCCATTTTCTGATGGGGTTCACTAACGTTTTAAGCACTACTCTACATGAATAATGACAGACAGGTAGCCTGTTTCTCACCTGATCGTCAAAACCCGAGGACCATCCCGAATTATCACTCGCTTCCTGTGTTGAAGAAGAAAAACCACTCATTGTCGTCGCCGCCACGGTGGTGCTGACATCGTCGGCATCGGGCAACGTACCCGACACACCACCCGTGATAGTCGTCGCTAGTTCGCTGATCGTCAGTGCAGGCGACGTGGCTGGTGATAAAGTCGTCATTTTAATGTTCGCAAAGTCGAGATTTGTTCGGAAGAGGGATCGTTAATCACTTAAACTCGTAAATGACAATCTTATTTGAAGAGGTCACGAGATCACttcttttgaaaatgattaagAAATATAAGCACAATGTTCCATCAGTCATAAGTGATCCAAAATTCAGTCCATCTTAAACTCTGCTTagaaatcatttgagattttgTTAATGATTGTAAATGCCATCTAGATGAAGTGCTGTCAGACTTCGACTCCAAGCTAGgcaacaaaataatgttcacaTTCTTTTGCCATATCCAcctctaaaaatgaaaacatgtctTTCAATCTATAAATTACTCAAACACGAGTGATTCAACTAATGATCACTCAAAGAAGTCTGAAAATGAACATAAGCAGATGAAAATTCTGGTGGGAGAATGCACTCTCTCACGAAGACATCTACCTCTGAATAAACATTTCTCCAAGAATCGATTTTACTTAGATGATTGACTTCTCCGCCAACCGTCCATGGGCATGTTTGCACCCGCACGTACTCGAAATGATTCGTAGAATAGGCCGACCCCGCCACTTTCCGCTTTGGAAGAAACATGCATTCCGTCAATCTTCCGGACAATATTTATCACGCAGGCGTGACCATTATATATGTTCaaccgaaatgaatgaaaattccCATGCTAGCTTCAGTAGATAGGAAACTATTACCGCTCTCATCCAATCACGACACCGAGCCGGACTGGACCAGACTTGTTCAATTGTGACGTCATGGAAAGTGTAACGCAATTATGGCGCCTTGTCAATCGAGGTTTcggcatgaaaatgtttttattcatttcattttcctacTTTATGAGCATCGTTAATTTGCTACTATTGTGATGTTGTCATTGTGTTGACAGCTGACAGGGAATCAACAAGTATTCCGTcattaaaatgaatatcattCAAAAGTTAATACTGCGCATTATTATATTTTGAGAGAAAAGATGATGGTTTGCTGAAATACTATTAGATCTCGGGTTTGTAAGAAAGatgttcaaacaaaataatgaaccaTTCTTCTCAAACACTGCAAATCAGAGAACCGTTTTAAGTTTCGACATCAAGGCATTTATAATATGTatgttgtattttttcctaccaatcacttaaaaaaaactttcctCTTTATGATAACTCCATTGTAAATGTATCCTTCCTGTAACGAACTCCATCATCATTCTGTTGTCGCTATTTGTTTtttctaacccccccccccttaaaaaaataaaaatctcttATTCGCTTCCTCGTTATCCTCCCCCATCCTCTCATTCCTTTTGGTCCATCATCCTTCACCTTccccctttctcccccccccccctcctccttcctATTTTGGCTATCAAGCACACTTGACTTCCTCCCTGgttacctccccccccccgccctcctTCAATCCATCCCTCTATCAGAATGGTCAAACAAAACCAATCAAAAATGGCCACCATTCAACAGCTATGATTGCTAAGATTAAGTGGGATtacacaaaaaattgacaatctTTGTGTGAATGTACAATGCTCTTTAAAATCCAGGCCAATCTATAAACCTACATCCAAACTAAGCTTTCTTTAATTAGATGTGTCAGTATTGCAATAAGattcaaaatatatcaatatcattagcACAAATACAATCTATTGAATGGATAAACTTCTTGAAAACCAATTACAAATTATATGAATAAGACATCAGATGTACATATTATCATGAGAAAGCAATGAAACAGAAGACAAATATATAAAGCGTGTACAAAACACtagtatattcatttattcaaccaATAAAAACATTGTAGCATCCACATTAATAACTTAC
It encodes the following:
- the LOC121412582 gene encoding neuropeptide SIFamide receptor-like, with product MTTLSPATSPALTISELATTITGGVSGTLPDADDVSTTVAATTMSGFSSSTQEASDNSGWSSGFDDQVWIKFCYGVIAVLGIFGNFMVMFTVARVRSLRTLTNMFIVSLAAADFITSVFLIPLHLGKLY